One genomic region from Siniperca chuatsi isolate FFG_IHB_CAS linkage group LG18, ASM2008510v1, whole genome shotgun sequence encodes:
- the dusp4 gene encoding dual specificity protein phosphatase 4, which yields MEDLGEMDCPVLKRLLKDDSAKCLLLDCRSFLAFSAGHIRGAVNARCNTIVRRRAKGSVLSLDQILAGDEEVRDRLRSGMYSAAVLYDERTPDSDAVKEDSTLTLVLNALCRDSSGTHIYLLKGGYDRFFTEYPEYCLKTKSLPSLTSQSSIDSACSSCGTPHHDQGGPVEILPFLYLGSALHASKKEVLDAIGISALLNVSSDCPNHFEGAYQYKCIPVEDNHKEDISCWFLEAIEFIDSVRDSSGRVLVHCQAGISRSATICLAYLMKRKQVRLDEAFEFVRRRRSIISPNFSFMGQLLQFESQLLATSCAAEAAATASPLLGPKSSTTTTSTTATPTSPFIFSFPVSVVNPAYLHHSQITTSPGC from the exons ATGGAGGACCTGGGCGAGATGGACTGTCCGGTGCTGAAGCGGCTCCTAAAGGACGACAGCGCCAAGTGCCTGCTGCTGGACTGCCGCTCCTTCCTCGCCTTCAGCGCGGGGCACATCCGCGGCGCCGTCAACGCCCGCTGCAACACTATCGTCCGCCGCAGGGCCAAGGGCTCCGTGCTGAGCCTGGACCAGATACTGGCCGGGGACGAGGAGGTCCGGGACCGCCTCCGCTCCGGGATGTACTCCGCCGCGGTGCTGTACGACGAGAGGACGCCGGACTCCGACGCGGTGAAAGAGGACAGCACTCTGACTCTGGTGCTCAACGCACTGTGCAGGGACTCCTCCGGCACACACATATACCTGCTCAAAG GCGGCTACGACAGGTTTTTCACAGAGTACCCAGAGTATTGTTTAAAGACCAAATCCTTACCGTCCCTCACCAGCCAGTCCAGCATCGACTCTGCCTGCTCGTCTTGTGGGACGCCACACCATGACCAG GGCGGTCCAGTTGAAATCCTCCCGTTCCTCTACCTTGGCAGCGCCCTCCACGCGTCCAAGAAAGAGGTCTTGGACGCCATAGGAATCTCCGCCTTGCTGAACGTGTCCTCTGACTGTCCCAACCACTTCGAGGGGGCGTACCAGTACAAATGTATTCCTGTGGAGGACAACCATAAAGAAGACATCAGCTGCTGGTTCCTGGAGGCTATTGAGTTCATAG ATTCAGTACGGGACTCCAGTGGGCGAGTGCTGGTCCATTGTCAAGCAGGCATCTCCCGCTCTGCCACCATCTGCCTGGCCTACCTGATGAAGAGGAAGCAGGTGCGTCTGGATGAAGCCTTCGAGTTTGTGCGCCGGCGTCGCAGCATCATCTCCCCCAACTTCAGCTTCATGGGGCAGCTGCTGCAGTTCGAGTCGCAGCTCCTCGCCACCTCGTGCGCCGCCGAAGCAGCTGCCACAGCGAGCCCGCTGCTTGGACCCAAGTCCTCGACGACCACCACCTCGACGACGGCCACGCCCACCTCTCCGTTCATTTTCAGCTTCCCGGTTTCTGTGGTGAACCCCGCCTACCTGCACCACAGCCAGATCACGACCTCCCCCGGCTGCTGA